A part of Geothrix oryzae genomic DNA contains:
- a CDS encoding aldo/keto reductase: protein MQLSTLGLGTYLGPSTDAADAAYAEAARAFHAAGGTVFDTAANYRGGRSERALGAAFRHLPRDAFFISTKAGYLPMPEGGTEEGPRAWFHRVLEEPGILSVDDLVDGCHALTARYLGHQLDISRSALGLETLDLLHLHNPEQQLPHLGPEAFYAMIGRAFEACEGFVAAGKIRAYGVATWNGFRVPPGQDGHLSLARLLAAAQAAGGRDHHFRWIQLPLNLALPEAFLAPTQLMDGTAMTPLAAAQASGLSVQTSASIMQARILRQLPDGFAEALGVRTPAQAALQFTRSCPGVTTALCGMGRAEHAVENAAIMAAPKLDRAALESLFG, encoded by the coding sequence ATGCAGCTGAGCACCCTCGGCCTCGGCACCTATCTGGGCCCATCCACGGACGCGGCCGATGCCGCCTACGCCGAGGCCGCCCGGGCCTTCCATGCGGCCGGGGGCACGGTCTTCGACACGGCCGCCAACTACCGCGGCGGGCGGTCGGAGCGGGCCCTGGGCGCGGCCTTCCGGCACCTTCCCCGCGATGCGTTCTTCATCTCCACCAAGGCGGGCTACCTCCCCATGCCGGAAGGGGGAACCGAGGAAGGCCCCCGGGCCTGGTTCCACCGGGTGCTGGAGGAGCCGGGCATCCTCTCCGTGGACGATCTGGTGGACGGCTGCCACGCCCTGACGGCGAGGTACCTGGGGCATCAGCTGGACATCAGCCGGAGCGCCCTGGGTCTCGAGACGCTGGACCTGTTACATCTGCACAACCCCGAGCAGCAGTTGCCCCACCTGGGACCGGAGGCCTTCTACGCCATGATCGGGCGGGCCTTCGAGGCCTGCGAAGGCTTCGTGGCCGCTGGGAAGATCCGCGCCTACGGCGTGGCCACCTGGAACGGCTTCCGGGTGCCGCCCGGGCAGGATGGGCACCTGAGCCTCGCCCGCCTGCTGGCGGCCGCCCAGGCCGCCGGGGGCCGGGACCACCACTTCCGCTGGATCCAGCTGCCCCTCAACCTGGCCCTGCCGGAAGCCTTCCTGGCCCCCACGCAGCTGATGGACGGCACGGCCATGACGCCCCTGGCGGCCGCCCAGGCCAGCGGCCTCTCCGTCCAGACCTCCGCCTCCATCATGCAGGCCCGCATCCTGCGGCAACTGCCGGACGGGTTCGCCGAAGCCCTGGGGGTCCGCACGCCCGCCCAGGCGGCCCTGCAGTTCACCCGCTCCTGCCCCGGCGTCACCACGGCCCTCTGCGGCATGGGGCGGGCGGAGCATGCGGTCGAGAACGCGGCGATCATGGCCGCCCCCAAGCTCGATCGCGCCGCGCTGGAGAGCCTCTTCGGATGA
- a CDS encoding mechanosensitive ion channel family protein produces the protein MFRDLREKVSAPRRIAAWVLLGLLLLAAAFVLPRTSSHPIIHRAADVILWSVLAYGAIRLVSFLLLDPLLSQRKTATPGFARDLLVVVLYLVAAGGILRQVLQVSLGQLLGTGAIAAAVVGLSLQEVLGNLFAGISLHLDPAFQVGDWVEITGTLRGGPGRETLIGQVESMTWRTVQLRTENGDMDILPNRAIAQAVVTNLYVPSGLHRRTAKVIVEPRPDLHAALEHLTRALAGLPHPAQHRPEVVVHSSDLGGAVLEMRFWALGFRHGRQAAFQATRLAATVLPREGFRLMGPHGPTPLVARQEPLPEPALMHDLVRQLGLPDHWAEDLRGHLRLRALAPGEGVIREGDPGHSLFAVHRGTLQVVRAEERLEPYTGIFWKPLAELGPGQWFGEASLLTGAPRNATVVALTEAEVAELPKEAFEASLKREPELLERLLDLIEHRALDASGTSAPKESRRAQWSRQIRAWFGL, from the coding sequence ATGTTTCGCGACTTGAGGGAGAAGGTCAGCGCCCCGCGCCGGATCGCGGCCTGGGTGCTGCTCGGCCTGCTGCTGCTGGCGGCGGCCTTCGTCCTGCCCCGCACGAGCTCCCACCCCATCATCCACCGCGCCGCCGATGTGATCCTCTGGTCCGTCCTGGCCTACGGGGCCATCCGGCTGGTCTCCTTCCTGCTGCTCGACCCCCTGTTGAGCCAGCGGAAGACGGCCACGCCCGGCTTCGCGCGGGATCTCCTCGTGGTGGTGCTCTACCTCGTGGCGGCGGGCGGCATCCTCCGCCAGGTGCTCCAGGTGAGCCTGGGCCAGCTGCTGGGCACCGGCGCCATCGCCGCGGCCGTGGTGGGCCTCAGCCTCCAGGAGGTGCTGGGCAACCTCTTCGCCGGCATCTCCCTCCACCTGGATCCGGCCTTCCAGGTGGGCGACTGGGTGGAGATCACCGGCACCCTGCGCGGCGGCCCCGGCCGGGAGACGCTCATCGGACAGGTGGAGAGCATGACCTGGCGCACGGTGCAGCTCCGCACCGAGAACGGCGACATGGACATCCTGCCCAACCGCGCCATCGCCCAGGCCGTGGTGACGAACCTCTATGTACCCTCGGGCCTGCACCGCCGCACGGCCAAGGTCATCGTCGAGCCGCGCCCGGACCTCCATGCCGCCCTGGAGCACCTCACCCGGGCCCTCGCGGGCCTGCCCCACCCGGCCCAGCATCGGCCCGAGGTGGTGGTCCACAGCTCGGACCTGGGCGGCGCCGTGCTGGAGATGCGCTTCTGGGCGCTGGGATTCCGCCACGGGCGCCAGGCCGCGTTCCAGGCCACGCGCCTGGCCGCCACCGTGCTGCCGCGGGAGGGCTTCCGGCTCATGGGCCCCCACGGCCCGACCCCGCTGGTGGCGCGACAGGAGCCGCTGCCGGAACCGGCCCTGATGCACGATCTCGTCCGCCAGCTGGGTCTGCCGGACCACTGGGCCGAGGATCTCCGCGGCCACCTCCGCCTGCGGGCGCTGGCCCCCGGGGAGGGCGTCATCCGGGAAGGCGATCCCGGCCATTCGCTCTTCGCCGTGCACCGCGGCACCCTCCAGGTCGTGCGGGCCGAGGAGCGGCTGGAGCCCTACACCGGGATCTTCTGGAAGCCCCTGGCGGAGCTCGGCCCGGGCCAGTGGTTCGGCGAGGCCAGCCTGCTCACGGGCGCTCCGCGGAACGCCACGGTGGTCGCCCTCACGGAAGCCGAGGTCGCCGAGCTCCCGAAGGAGGCCTTCGAGGCCTCCCTCAAGCGGGAGCCGGAACTGCTGGAACGGCTGCTGGACCTCATCGAGCACCGGGCCCTCGACGCGTCCGGGACCTCGGCGCCGAAGGAGTCCCGGCGGGCCCAGTGGTCGCGGCAGATCCGGGCCTGGTTCGGCTTGTAG
- the rlmN gene encoding 23S rRNA (adenine(2503)-C(2))-methyltransferase RlmN — translation MVQPWDLPAPEAGSAPRPNAAGLDLAALKALVASFGEPAWRGAQLFEGLYRQRWTRWEQFTHLPQALRTRLAAEVELAWPTIVQSQPSSDGSTKHVFELADGKQVEGVHMPYVVRGSGLRPTPPEPPRPGQAEPVPGLSVRGSGLRPTPPVLDPEDLDRVTLCLSSQVGCAMGCTFCATGQMGIIRNLSAAEIVGQVVAMLNHHGHPAERPVNLVFMGMGEPLHNLDHVMTAFGPLTDPKGLAIPPRRITLSTSGLVSGIERLGAFARRPRLALSLNATTDIHRSLIMPVNRVWNLEALATALAAFPLQSGERITLEYVLLKGVTDSLEDGRRLAAFARRFPAKINLIPFNPHEGSGFEPPEESRVGALCRLLSDAGLPVSVRRSRGQDVAGACGQLVREGQGRHPKPR, via the coding sequence ATGGTTCAGCCCTGGGATCTCCCGGCCCCCGAAGCCGGCTCGGCTCCGCGTCCCAACGCCGCAGGCCTGGACCTGGCGGCCCTGAAGGCCCTGGTCGCGAGCTTCGGCGAGCCCGCCTGGCGCGGCGCGCAACTGTTCGAGGGGCTCTACCGGCAGCGCTGGACCCGCTGGGAGCAGTTCACCCACCTGCCGCAGGCCCTCCGGACCCGGCTGGCGGCCGAGGTGGAGCTCGCCTGGCCCACCATCGTGCAGAGCCAGCCCTCCTCCGATGGTTCGACCAAGCATGTGTTCGAGCTCGCCGACGGGAAGCAGGTCGAAGGCGTCCACATGCCTTATGTCGTCCGGGGGTCCGGTCTGCGACCTACACCCCCGGAGCCCCCGCGCCCGGGCCAGGCCGAGCCTGTCCCCGGGCTTTCCGTCCGGGGGTCAGGTCTGAGACCTACACCCCCGGTCCTGGACCCTGAAGACCTCGACCGCGTCACCCTCTGCCTCTCCAGCCAGGTGGGCTGCGCCATGGGGTGCACCTTCTGCGCCACGGGCCAGATGGGCATCATCCGCAACCTCAGCGCGGCGGAGATCGTGGGCCAGGTCGTGGCCATGCTGAACCACCACGGCCATCCCGCGGAGCGCCCCGTCAACTTGGTGTTCATGGGCATGGGGGAGCCCCTGCACAACCTCGATCATGTGATGACCGCCTTCGGTCCGCTGACCGATCCCAAGGGCCTGGCCATCCCGCCGAGGCGCATCACCCTCTCCACCTCGGGCCTGGTGAGCGGCATCGAGCGCCTGGGCGCCTTCGCCCGCCGGCCCCGGCTGGCCTTGAGCCTGAATGCCACCACGGACATCCACCGCTCCCTGATCATGCCCGTGAACCGGGTGTGGAACCTGGAGGCCCTGGCGACGGCGCTCGCGGCCTTCCCCCTGCAGTCCGGCGAGCGCATCACCCTCGAATATGTGCTGCTGAAGGGCGTCACCGACAGCCTGGAGGATGGCCGCCGCCTGGCCGCCTTCGCGCGCCGCTTCCCCGCCAAGATCAACCTGATCCCGTTCAATCCGCACGAGGGCAGCGGCTTCGAGCCCCCGGAGGAGTCCCGCGTCGGCGCGCTCTGCCGGCTGCTCTCGGATGCGGGGCTGCCCGTGAGCGTCCGCCGCAGCCGCGGGCAGGATGTGGCCGGAGCCTGCGGCCAGCTGGTAAGGGAAGGCCAAGGCCGGCACCCGAAACCGCGCTGA
- a CDS encoding alpha/beta hydrolase: MPEFIPVIPADLEPTLRGVLTGHGGLPLAWARWEHPEPKGRVVISHGYGEHGERYRHTAHWLHDLGWSVSSLDHSGFGRSGGIRGDAAGGIRAFVDDFALFLRQERRHDAERTGATARVVEGVPMPPLPVCPQVVLGHSFGGLVALLTLLWHADTLDGLILSSPSVAVRSNSKALILLSRLLRWVMPHRPIQLHGDKSQVCSDPVIVQRYETDPLCHRWATAAFGAALEEGRAELLPLGHELDRPILLLESGTDTVVDPDASEELWSAVKPGLLERHRLPAFYHEVFHDRHRGQAQALAEPWLEKLHQAWNPSHRPWNPSHCPAMSEVLSPESA, translated from the coding sequence ATGCCCGAGTTCATCCCCGTGATCCCTGCCGACCTGGAGCCCACCTTGCGTGGGGTCCTGACCGGCCACGGCGGCCTGCCCCTGGCCTGGGCGCGCTGGGAGCACCCCGAGCCCAAGGGCCGGGTCGTGATTTCCCACGGCTATGGCGAACACGGTGAACGGTACCGGCACACGGCACACTGGCTGCACGACCTCGGCTGGTCCGTCTCCAGCCTGGATCACAGCGGCTTCGGCCGCTCCGGCGGAATCCGGGGCGACGCCGCCGGCGGCATCCGGGCCTTCGTGGACGACTTCGCCCTCTTCCTGCGCCAGGAGCGCCGCCACGACGCGGAGCGCACCGGGGCCACGGCCCGCGTGGTGGAAGGCGTCCCCATGCCGCCCCTGCCCGTGTGCCCCCAGGTGGTCCTGGGCCACAGCTTCGGGGGCCTGGTGGCCCTGCTGACGCTGCTCTGGCATGCCGACACCCTCGACGGCCTGATCCTCTCCAGCCCCAGCGTGGCCGTGAGGTCCAATTCCAAGGCGCTGATCCTGCTCTCCCGGCTGCTGCGCTGGGTGATGCCCCACCGCCCCATCCAGCTCCACGGGGACAAGAGCCAGGTCTGCTCCGACCCGGTCATCGTCCAGCGCTACGAAACCGACCCCCTCTGCCACCGCTGGGCCACCGCCGCCTTCGGCGCCGCCCTGGAGGAGGGCCGGGCCGAGCTGCTGCCCCTGGGACACGAGTTGGACCGGCCCATCCTGCTGCTGGAGTCCGGCACGGACACCGTGGTGGATCCCGATGCCTCGGAGGAACTCTGGTCCGCCGTGAAGCCCGGGCTGCTGGAACGCCACCGTCTGCCCGCCTTCTACCACGAAGTCTTCCACGACCGGCACCGGGGCCAGGCCCAGGCCCTGGCCGAACCCTGGCTCGAGAAGCTGCACCAGGCCTGGAATCCTTCCCACCGCCCCTGGAACCCTTCCCATTGTCCCGCCATGTCTGAAGTGTTGTCCCCGGAGTCCGCATGA
- the prfB gene encoding peptide chain release factor 2, which yields MDFETLVRAKNELEPRVQQLVAHLDPERKALELEQIEERTTAPGFWDDPDAAKPLLQKRGSITNDIALAKRLSGGIEDLDTGLELAREDADMLVEVETVEADLRKAVEDAELRMMLSGDLDSNHAIVAIAPGAGGTESQDWAAMLLRMYLRFCESKGWATEMIDYQDGEEAGIKGATFIVDAPFSYGYLRAEAGVHRLVRISPFDSAKRRHTSFAAVYVSPELDDTINVDIPEKDLKIDVFRASGAGGQHVNRTESAVRFTHLPTGIVVSCQNERSQIKNRATALKVLQGRLYELEQRKFLDKVAAASGDKADVAWGSQIRSYVLQPYQMVKDHRTGEETSQTQKVLDGDIDAFIRTQLLAKSLKAEG from the coding sequence ATGGATTTCGAGACCCTGGTGCGAGCCAAGAACGAGCTGGAGCCCCGCGTCCAGCAGTTGGTCGCCCACCTTGATCCGGAGCGCAAGGCCCTGGAGCTGGAACAGATCGAGGAGCGCACCACGGCTCCGGGCTTCTGGGACGACCCCGACGCCGCCAAGCCCCTCCTCCAGAAGCGGGGCTCCATCACCAACGACATCGCCCTGGCGAAACGCCTGTCGGGCGGAATCGAGGACCTGGACACCGGGCTGGAACTCGCCCGGGAAGACGCGGACATGCTGGTGGAAGTCGAGACCGTCGAGGCGGACCTCCGCAAGGCGGTGGAGGACGCCGAGCTGCGCATGATGCTCAGCGGCGACCTGGACAGCAACCACGCCATCGTGGCCATCGCGCCCGGCGCGGGCGGCACCGAGAGCCAGGACTGGGCCGCCATGCTCCTGCGCATGTACCTGCGCTTCTGCGAATCCAAGGGCTGGGCCACGGAGATGATCGACTACCAGGACGGGGAGGAGGCCGGCATCAAGGGCGCCACCTTCATCGTCGATGCGCCGTTCTCGTACGGCTACCTGCGGGCCGAGGCCGGCGTCCACCGCCTGGTGCGCATCAGCCCCTTCGATTCGGCCAAGCGCCGCCACACCAGCTTCGCGGCGGTGTATGTGAGCCCCGAGCTGGACGACACCATCAATGTGGACATCCCCGAGAAGGATCTGAAGATCGATGTCTTCCGCGCGAGCGGCGCCGGCGGCCAGCATGTGAACCGCACCGAATCCGCCGTGCGCTTCACCCACCTGCCCACGGGCATCGTCGTGAGCTGCCAGAACGAGCGCAGCCAGATCAAGAACCGCGCGACGGCCCTGAAGGTGCTGCAGGGCCGGCTGTACGAACTCGAGCAGCGGAAGTTCCTGGACAAGGTGGCCGCGGCCAGCGGCGACAAGGCCGATGTGGCCTGGGGCAGCCAGATCCGCAGCTATGTGCTGCAGCCCTATCAGATGGTGAAGGACCACCGCACCGGCGAAGAGACCAGCCAGACCCAGAAAGTGCTGGATGGGGACATCGATGCCTTCATCCGCACCCAGTTGCTGGCCAAGAGCCTGAAGGCCGAAGGGTAA
- a CDS encoding outer membrane beta-barrel protein, with protein sequence MLTLSRLTLATLAAAALSLGAEAPRYGVQGLVNLPLGDLKDFVDNKPGPGIGVHGTFDLGDGHMVRPRLDYSIYPEATFGSVKQTASNLSLGGDYLYFVAGKPEGLYLTGGLAAVRWSFESKLGALKETSDTTKFGLAAGVGYQWNATVGTEARFLHSRITKGFQANALQAGVTVRF encoded by the coding sequence ATGCTGACCCTGTCCCGTCTGACCCTGGCCACGCTGGCCGCTGCCGCCCTGTCCCTCGGGGCCGAGGCCCCGCGCTACGGCGTGCAGGGCCTGGTGAACCTCCCCCTGGGCGACCTGAAGGACTTCGTCGACAACAAGCCTGGCCCGGGCATCGGCGTCCACGGCACCTTCGACCTGGGCGATGGCCACATGGTGCGACCCCGGCTGGATTACAGCATCTACCCCGAGGCCACCTTCGGCTCCGTGAAGCAGACCGCCTCCAACCTCAGCCTGGGCGGCGACTACCTCTACTTCGTCGCCGGCAAACCGGAGGGGCTCTACCTCACGGGAGGTCTCGCGGCCGTGCGCTGGTCCTTTGAATCCAAGCTCGGCGCCCTCAAGGAGACCAGCGACACCACCAAGTTCGGGTTGGCCGCCGGCGTGGGCTACCAGTGGAATGCCACCGTGGGCACCGAAGCCCGCTTCCTGCATTCCCGCATCACCAAGGGCTTCCAGGCCAACGCCCTGCAGGCGGGCGTGACCGTCCGGTTTTAA
- the trmD gene encoding tRNA (guanosine(37)-N1)-methyltransferase TrmD has protein sequence MRIDALTLFPEFFETARLGITGRAFRELGHGLHTHSYRPFAGNAFGHVDDAPFGGGPGMVLRPEVLRDTLASVPREGAGRIIHFSPAAPPLTHAKVLELARLDQLILVCTRYEGLDQRAVEALVDEELSIGEAVLSGGELPALFLIDAVCRWLPGVLGNGASAEEDSFATGLLDHPHFTRPATFEGAEVPAVLQGGDHGAIRLWRLREAMARTKRLRPDLWALYLRDRLRDLDRPAQWCAWQVEHPGDWERPKPKGWKGYRLE, from the coding sequence ATGCGCATCGATGCCCTCACCCTCTTCCCCGAGTTCTTCGAGACCGCCCGCCTCGGCATCACCGGCCGGGCCTTCCGGGAGCTGGGACATGGACTGCACACCCACAGCTACCGGCCCTTCGCCGGCAATGCCTTTGGCCATGTGGACGACGCGCCCTTCGGCGGCGGCCCGGGCATGGTGCTGCGGCCGGAGGTGCTGCGGGACACCCTGGCCTCCGTGCCCCGGGAGGGCGCGGGGCGCATCATCCACTTCAGCCCCGCGGCCCCGCCCCTCACCCATGCCAAGGTGCTGGAGCTGGCCCGGCTCGACCAGCTGATCCTGGTCTGCACCCGGTACGAGGGCCTGGACCAGCGGGCGGTGGAGGCCCTCGTGGACGAGGAGCTCAGCATCGGCGAGGCCGTCCTCAGCGGCGGCGAGCTCCCGGCCCTCTTCCTCATCGATGCCGTCTGCCGCTGGCTGCCGGGCGTGCTGGGGAACGGGGCCTCCGCCGAGGAGGACAGCTTTGCCACCGGCCTGCTCGACCACCCTCACTTCACCCGCCCGGCCACCTTTGAAGGGGCGGAGGTGCCGGCCGTCCTCCAGGGGGGCGACCACGGGGCCATCCGGCTCTGGCGCCTGCGGGAGGCCATGGCCCGGACGAAGCGCCTGCGGCCCGACCTGTGGGCCCTCTACCTGAGGGACCGCCTGCGGGACCTGGACCGCCCCGCCCAGTGGTGCGCCTGGCAGGTGGAGCATCCGGGGGACTGGGAGCGGCCCAAACCGAAGGGCTGGAAGGGCTATCGCCTTGAATGA
- the rplS gene encoding 50S ribosomal protein L19, with translation MSHIIDQLEASLLRSDLPRIAPGDTVKVHVKVKEGEKERIQLFQGIVIGIKGGGMRTSFTVRKVASGVGVERIFPLNSPTIDKLEVVRHGKVRRAKLYFLREKLGKAGRLKERRADSAQ, from the coding sequence ATGAGCCACATCATCGATCAACTCGAAGCCAGCCTGCTTCGCAGCGACCTTCCCCGCATCGCCCCCGGCGACACCGTCAAGGTGCATGTCAAGGTGAAGGAAGGCGAGAAGGAGCGCATCCAGCTCTTCCAGGGCATCGTCATCGGCATCAAGGGCGGCGGCATGCGCACCTCCTTCACCGTCCGCAAGGTCGCGAGCGGCGTGGGTGTGGAGCGCATCTTCCCCCTGAACAGCCCCACCATCGACAAGCTGGAAGTCGTGCGCCACGGCAAGGTCCGCCGCGCCAAGCTCTACTTCCTGCGCGAGAAGCTCGGCAAGGCCGGTCGCCTCAAGGAGCGCCGCGCGGACAGCGCCCAGTAG
- a CDS encoding exopolysaccharide biosynthesis protein — protein MQPAPKPFFETLHALLDAEGEITLGELLDAAGEQTYGLLTLLLSLPSLVPGLNIGLAPVGGIGLIALGSQLAWGTAHPWVPRRVQDQAIHKGRIKNALAKLEAQLDRFRWRGAERRPLNHRWVGACITWTGFLLAIPVPLPFGNQLPAAILCLLGAALLEERPTWAWIGAAASLGNTVYFASSFGLIARGFLKAFHALVQ, from the coding sequence GTGCAGCCCGCGCCGAAACCCTTCTTCGAAACCCTCCACGCCCTGCTCGACGCGGAGGGTGAGATCACGCTGGGCGAACTGCTGGATGCCGCGGGCGAGCAGACTTACGGCCTCCTGACGCTGCTGCTCTCCCTGCCGAGCCTGGTCCCGGGCCTGAACATCGGGCTGGCCCCGGTGGGCGGCATCGGCCTCATCGCCCTGGGCTCCCAGCTGGCCTGGGGGACCGCCCATCCCTGGGTGCCCCGCCGGGTGCAGGACCAGGCCATCCACAAGGGCCGCATCAAGAACGCCCTCGCCAAGCTCGAGGCGCAGCTGGACCGCTTCCGCTGGCGCGGCGCCGAGCGGCGCCCCCTCAACCACCGCTGGGTGGGCGCCTGCATCACCTGGACCGGCTTCCTGCTGGCCATCCCCGTGCCCCTGCCCTTCGGGAACCAGCTCCCCGCGGCCATCCTCTGCCTCCTGGGCGCCGCCCTCCTGGAGGAACGGCCCACCTGGGCCTGGATCGGCGCGGCGGCCTCCCTCGGCAACACGGTCTACTTCGCCTCCAGCTTCGGCCTCATCGCCCGGGGCTTCCTGAAGGCCTTCCACGCCCTGGTGCAGTGA
- a CDS encoding outer membrane protein assembly factor BamD, with product MKRILIALTLTAALAGLGLGCRKPKGIDKTIQSSELLATADKQLKQGKFNDARLTLRHLEQYLPGSPEFPKAKLMLGDSYFFQPSPSYPEAEVEYASFLNYFPRHELRDYALYHRALCHFSSIEGAERDQAETRKALDGFQVLLAEAPGSPYAGEARAKILQCWRRIAEHELIVGVFYVNTYYYPGAERRLKSLLETYPDYVDRERAYFYLGEALRQRLLTPEELTQFNKDYAVKLQKEDLKDLTKEQIKQYSKDSEEFSNERIKVFRAEAKSYYQKLVESYPGSEWARRAADRLVTMGTAGVKEELDS from the coding sequence ATGAAGCGCATCCTCATCGCCCTCACCCTGACCGCCGCCTTGGCGGGCCTGGGCCTGGGCTGCCGCAAGCCGAAGGGCATCGACAAGACCATCCAGTCCTCGGAACTGCTGGCCACGGCGGACAAACAGCTGAAGCAGGGGAAGTTCAATGACGCCCGGCTCACCCTCCGCCACCTGGAGCAGTACCTGCCCGGCTCCCCCGAGTTCCCCAAGGCCAAGCTCATGCTGGGCGACAGCTACTTCTTTCAGCCCAGCCCCAGCTACCCCGAGGCCGAGGTCGAGTACGCGAGCTTCCTGAACTACTTCCCCCGCCATGAGCTGCGGGACTACGCCCTCTACCACCGCGCGCTCTGCCACTTCTCCTCCATCGAGGGGGCCGAGCGCGACCAGGCGGAGACCCGCAAGGCCCTGGACGGCTTCCAGGTGCTGCTGGCGGAGGCCCCCGGCAGCCCCTACGCCGGCGAGGCCCGGGCCAAGATCCTGCAGTGCTGGCGGCGCATCGCCGAGCACGAGCTGATCGTGGGCGTGTTCTATGTGAACACCTACTACTACCCGGGTGCCGAGCGGCGGCTGAAGTCCCTGCTGGAGACCTACCCCGACTATGTGGACCGCGAGCGCGCCTACTTCTACCTGGGCGAGGCCCTGCGCCAGCGCCTGCTGACCCCGGAGGAGCTGACCCAGTTCAACAAGGACTACGCCGTCAAGCTCCAGAAGGAGGACCTCAAGGACCTCACCAAGGAACAGATCAAGCAGTACTCCAAGGACTCCGAGGAATTCAGCAACGAGCGCATCAAGGTCTTCCGCGCCGAGGCCAAGAGCTACTACCAGAAGCTGGTGGAGAGCTACCCCGGCTCCGAGTGGGCCCGCCGTGCGGCCGATCGCCTGGTGACCATGGGCACCGCCGGCGTGAAAGAGGAGCTGGACAGCTAA
- a CDS encoding thiamine phosphate synthase: protein MILLAITPGLGFDRNRWSAVLRSGVDAFLIREKQLEARALLDAARWCQDEAPGVELWVAGRLDVALAAGCGLHAPEAYPGAHPEVEPGLVPLSRPLHHEDQWDARRGSDQLLVSPIFPSPGKGEPWGPERLHRFLDPLPPGGPRLLALGGVDPRNAPALSHPRLVGLAAIRPFWEGEPARAVARFRER from the coding sequence ATGATCCTCCTTGCCATCACCCCGGGCCTGGGCTTCGACCGCAATCGCTGGTCGGCCGTGCTGCGCTCCGGGGTAGATGCCTTCCTCATCCGCGAGAAGCAGCTGGAGGCCCGCGCCCTGCTGGACGCCGCGCGGTGGTGCCAGGACGAGGCGCCCGGCGTCGAGCTCTGGGTGGCCGGACGGCTGGATGTGGCCTTGGCCGCGGGGTGCGGACTCCACGCCCCCGAGGCCTATCCCGGGGCCCATCCCGAGGTGGAGCCGGGGCTGGTGCCCCTCTCGCGCCCCCTTCATCACGAGGATCAGTGGGATGCCCGGCGCGGTTCCGACCAGCTGCTGGTGTCGCCGATCTTCCCCAGCCCCGGAAAGGGCGAACCCTGGGGCCCGGAGCGGCTGCACCGGTTTCTCGATCCGCTTCCCCCGGGAGGTCCCCGGCTGCTGGCCCTGGGTGGCGTGGATCCGCGGAACGCCCCCGCCCTCTCGCACCCTCGGCTGGTGGGCCTCGCCGCCATCCGGCCCTTCTGGGAGGGCGAGCCCGCGCGGGCCGTGGCGCGTTTCCGGGAGCGATGA